Proteins encoded within one genomic window of Triticum aestivum cultivar Chinese Spring chromosome 2D, IWGSC CS RefSeq v2.1, whole genome shotgun sequence:
- the LOC123053160 gene encoding uncharacterized protein At2g33490 isoform X1, producing the protein MKSPLRKFRGLALPHHHKEKKDQRPPPAKLDNLVDAAQEMEEMRTCYDSLLSAAAATTNSVYEFAEAMEEMGTCLLEKTALDCDDDDSGRVLMMLGKAQFELQKFVDNYRTNIINTITNPSESLLKELQVVEEMKDHCDQKREEYETMRSAYKDKGRSRHPKTETFSPEQLQASYLEYQEDATLFIFRMKSLKQGQFLSILTQAARHHAAQLSFFRKGLKYLEALEPHVKAVAEKQHIDYHFSGLDDDTDNDDYSSYQDNHSEGSELSFDYGINFPASRSSMDLDQSNMASPTKPLKEHEQEHGKQIETDFAAPRVKPEFGTQSAPIFADNVLDPSVRLRKLNSPMFSSPLQSSRTNYSYKLPTPADDKISTSAGTNRSPHSDKPESSHVAANLWHSSPLVKDYKPSSLYSGPVKMPSSTERRSSPLVYSYSTSDSKKMKRESFSGPIPSKAGLSKPLFSAAGHRASVNYPPRVMSTKSHGPGSLPSVAPKVPRITSLPTTSPRISELHELPRPPAALDTLWPGLVGYSGPLVSRRQIPTRASPPSNTASPLPRPPAAMTRSYSIPSNSQRTPIITVNKLLESRHSRESSEVSSPPLTPISLADVSRKEIAETTIDTRRMKGKFLLLNNWSHTYLSLNNNFMFKPHHRFLF; encoded by the exons ATGAAATCGCCATTGCGCAAGTTCCGGGGCCTCGCCCTCCCCCACcaccacaaggagaagaaggaccaACGGCCGCCGCCCGCCAAGCTCGACAACCTCGTCGACGCTGCCCAG GAGATGGAGGAAATGAGAACTTGTTATGATAGCTTGCTTTCGGCTGCAGCTGCAACAACAAATAGTGTATATG AGTTTGCAGAAGCTATGGAAGAAATGGGAACTTGCTTACTTGAGAAAACTGCATTGGATTGCGATGATGATGACAGTG GCAGGGTGCTGATGATGCTAGGAAAGGCTCAATTCGAACTACAAAAGTTTGTGGATAACTAT CGCACAAATATCATAAATACAATCACAAACCCTTCAGAGTCTCTTCTCAAGGAGCTGCAAGTTGTAGAG GAAATGAAGGACCACTGTGATCAGAAAAG AGAGGAATATGAAACCATGCGGTCAGCCTATAAAGATAAAGGACGATCAAGGCATCCCAAAACTGAAACATTCTCCCCAGAACAATTGCAAGCGTCCTATCTCGAGTACCAAGAAGATGCAACATTATTCATATTTCGCATGAAATCATTGAAGCAAGGTCAATTCTTGAGTATTTTAACACAGGCTGCTCGCCATCATGCTGCTCAG TTGAGTTTTTTCAGGAAAGGGTTGAAGTATCTAGAGGCTCTAGAACCTCATGTAAAAGCAGTTGCTGAGAAGCAGCACATTGATTATCACTTCAGTGGACTAGATGATGACACTGATAATGATGATTACAGCTCTTACCAGGACAATCATAGTGAGGGCAGTGAGTTGAGTTTTGACTACGGGATAAACTTTCCTGCTTCCAGAAGTTCAATGGAT TTGGATCAGTCTAATATGGCGAGTCCCACGAAACCTCTGAAGGAACATGAGCAG GAACATGGCAAACAAATAGAGACTGATTTTGCGGCTCCTCGAGTGAAGCCTGAGTTTGGTACTCAATCAGCACCAATTTTTGCTGATAATGTGCTTGATCCATCTGTGAGGCTTCGCAAGTTGAATTCTCCAATGTTCTCGAGCCCACTACAGTCAAGTAGAACAAATTATTCCTACAAACTCCCGACACCAGCTGATGATAAAATCTCCACTTCAGCAGGCACCAACAGATCACCTCATTCAGATAAACCAGAGAGTTCACATGTGGCAGCAAATTTGTGGCATTCCTCTCCGCTCGTGAAAGATTATAAGCCGAGCTCCTTGTATAGCGGGCCTGTTAAGATGCCATCAAGTACTGAGAGGAGATCATCACCATTAGTTTATTCCTACTCCACTTCAGATTCTAAGAAAATGAAGAGGGAATCTTTTTCTGGCCCAATTCCTAGTAAAGCAGGGTTAAGCAAACCCTTGTTTTCAGCTGCTGGTCACAGAGCATCAGTAAATTATCCTCCTCGTGTTATGTCAACAAAATCACATGGACCAGGTTCTCTTCCATCTGTGGCTCCAAAAGTCCCTAGGATAACTTCACTGCCAACAACATCCCCCAGAATTAGTGAGCTTCATGAGCTGCCTAGGCCTCCTGCAGCTTTAGACACTCTCTGGCCTGGTTTGGTTGGATATTCTGGTCCTTTGGTATCAAGGCGGCAAATTCCTACCCGTGCCTCCCCACCGTCAAATACAGCATCACCGCTTCCACGACCACCTGCTGCCATGACTCGCAGCTATTCTATACCTTCAAACAGCCAAAGAACACCTATTATTACTGTGAATAAGTTGTTGGAGTCTAGGCATAGCAGAGAGAGCAGCGAAGTTTCCTCGCCCCCACTAACACCTATATCTTTGGCAGATGTTTCCCGCAAAGAAATAGCAGAAACAACTATAGACACCAGAAGGATGAAGGGTAAGTTTCTACTGCTAAATAATTGGTCTCACACATATTTATCTCTAAATAATAATTTCATGTTTAAACCTCACCATAGATTTCTGTTCTGA
- the LOC123053160 gene encoding uncharacterized protein At2g33490 isoform X2, translating into MKSPLRKFRGLALPHHHKEKKDQRPPPAKLDNLVDAAQEMEEMRTCYDSLLSAAAATTNSVYEFAEAMEEMGTCLLEKTALDCDDDDSGRVLMMLGKAQFELQKFVDNYRTNIINTITNPSESLLKELQVVEEMKDHCDQKREEYETMRSAYKDKGRSRHPKTETFSPEQLQASYLEYQEDATLFIFRMKSLKQGQFLSILTQAARHHAAQLSFFRKGLKYLEALEPHVKAVAEKQHIDYHFSGLDDDTDNDDYSSYQDNHSEGSELSFDYGINFPASRSSMDLDQSNMASPTKPLKEHEQEHGKQIETDFAAPRVKPEFGTQSAPIFADNVLDPSVRLRKLNSPMFSSPLQSSRTNYSYKLPTPADDKISTSAGTNRSPHSDKPESSHVAANLWHSSPLVKDYKPSSLYSGPVKMPSSTERRSSPLVYSYSTSDSKKMKRESFSGPIPSKAGLSKPLFSAAGHRASVNYPPRVMSTKSHGPGSLPSVAPKVPRITSLPTTSPRISELHELPRPPAALDTLWPGLVGYSGPLVSRRQIPTRASPPSNTASPLPRPPAAMTRSYSIPSNSQRTPIITVNKLLESRHSRESSEVSSPPLTPISLADVSRKEIAETTIDTRRMKETS; encoded by the exons ATGAAATCGCCATTGCGCAAGTTCCGGGGCCTCGCCCTCCCCCACcaccacaaggagaagaaggaccaACGGCCGCCGCCCGCCAAGCTCGACAACCTCGTCGACGCTGCCCAG GAGATGGAGGAAATGAGAACTTGTTATGATAGCTTGCTTTCGGCTGCAGCTGCAACAACAAATAGTGTATATG AGTTTGCAGAAGCTATGGAAGAAATGGGAACTTGCTTACTTGAGAAAACTGCATTGGATTGCGATGATGATGACAGTG GCAGGGTGCTGATGATGCTAGGAAAGGCTCAATTCGAACTACAAAAGTTTGTGGATAACTAT CGCACAAATATCATAAATACAATCACAAACCCTTCAGAGTCTCTTCTCAAGGAGCTGCAAGTTGTAGAG GAAATGAAGGACCACTGTGATCAGAAAAG AGAGGAATATGAAACCATGCGGTCAGCCTATAAAGATAAAGGACGATCAAGGCATCCCAAAACTGAAACATTCTCCCCAGAACAATTGCAAGCGTCCTATCTCGAGTACCAAGAAGATGCAACATTATTCATATTTCGCATGAAATCATTGAAGCAAGGTCAATTCTTGAGTATTTTAACACAGGCTGCTCGCCATCATGCTGCTCAG TTGAGTTTTTTCAGGAAAGGGTTGAAGTATCTAGAGGCTCTAGAACCTCATGTAAAAGCAGTTGCTGAGAAGCAGCACATTGATTATCACTTCAGTGGACTAGATGATGACACTGATAATGATGATTACAGCTCTTACCAGGACAATCATAGTGAGGGCAGTGAGTTGAGTTTTGACTACGGGATAAACTTTCCTGCTTCCAGAAGTTCAATGGAT TTGGATCAGTCTAATATGGCGAGTCCCACGAAACCTCTGAAGGAACATGAGCAG GAACATGGCAAACAAATAGAGACTGATTTTGCGGCTCCTCGAGTGAAGCCTGAGTTTGGTACTCAATCAGCACCAATTTTTGCTGATAATGTGCTTGATCCATCTGTGAGGCTTCGCAAGTTGAATTCTCCAATGTTCTCGAGCCCACTACAGTCAAGTAGAACAAATTATTCCTACAAACTCCCGACACCAGCTGATGATAAAATCTCCACTTCAGCAGGCACCAACAGATCACCTCATTCAGATAAACCAGAGAGTTCACATGTGGCAGCAAATTTGTGGCATTCCTCTCCGCTCGTGAAAGATTATAAGCCGAGCTCCTTGTATAGCGGGCCTGTTAAGATGCCATCAAGTACTGAGAGGAGATCATCACCATTAGTTTATTCCTACTCCACTTCAGATTCTAAGAAAATGAAGAGGGAATCTTTTTCTGGCCCAATTCCTAGTAAAGCAGGGTTAAGCAAACCCTTGTTTTCAGCTGCTGGTCACAGAGCATCAGTAAATTATCCTCCTCGTGTTATGTCAACAAAATCACATGGACCAGGTTCTCTTCCATCTGTGGCTCCAAAAGTCCCTAGGATAACTTCACTGCCAACAACATCCCCCAGAATTAGTGAGCTTCATGAGCTGCCTAGGCCTCCTGCAGCTTTAGACACTCTCTGGCCTGGTTTGGTTGGATATTCTGGTCCTTTGGTATCAAGGCGGCAAATTCCTACCCGTGCCTCCCCACCGTCAAATACAGCATCACCGCTTCCACGACCACCTGCTGCCATGACTCGCAGCTATTCTATACCTTCAAACAGCCAAAGAACACCTATTATTACTGTGAATAAGTTGTTGGAGTCTAGGCATAGCAGAGAGAGCAGCGAAGTTTCCTCGCCCCCACTAACACCTATATCTTTGGCAGATGTTTCCCGCAAAGAAATAGCAGAAACAACTATAGACACCAGAAGGATGAAGG AAACCTCGTGA